A region of Bacteroidia bacterium DNA encodes the following proteins:
- the rplO gene encoding 50S ribosomal protein L15, with amino-acid sequence MKLHTLKPASGSISERKRIGRGPGSGKGRTATRGTKGQQSRSGYSRKKGFEGGQMPLQRRLPKFGFKNPFRVEYEVINLDTLQELLDRKPTAVVDHQYLKSNGIISTTKTLVKLLGRGEIKIPVTVHLNKFSETAIEAIKQAGGTVHPIES; translated from the coding sequence ATGAAATTACATACATTAAAACCGGCTTCCGGATCTATATCTGAACGTAAGCGTATTGGAAGAGGCCCCGGATCTGGGAAAGGCAGAACTGCGACCAGAGGAACAAAAGGCCAACAATCTCGTTCAGGTTATTCCAGAAAAAAAGGATTTGAAGGAGGTCAGATGCCACTTCAAAGAAGATTACCAAAGTTTGGCTTTAAAAATCCTTTTAGAGTTGAATACGAAGTTATTAATCTGGATACTCTTCAAGAACTTTTGGATAGAAAACCGACAGCAGTTGTGGATCACCAATATCTAAAAAGTAATGGAATTATTTCTACAACTAAGACTTTAGTTAAATTATTGGGTAGAGGCGAGATTAAAATACCGGTTACAGTTCACTTAAATAAGTTTAGCGAAACAGCCATCGAAGCTATCAAACAAGCAGGTGGTACTGTTCATCCGATTGAATCATGA
- the rpsE gene encoding 30S ribosomal protein S5, which translates to MSLGVNTKRVKPTDSELSDRLVAVNRVAKVVKGGRRFGFSAIVVVGDQKGVVGHGLGKANEVTSAIAKGLDDAKKNLIKVTLKKIKDEGSTAQKYTIPHPVLVKYKSAKVLLRPAASGTGVLAGGSMRAVLESAGITDVLGKSLGSSSPHNVVKATLKALALLKDPSVIAKVRSVSLSKVFNG; encoded by the coding sequence ATGTCATTAGGAGTAAATACAAAAAGAGTTAAGCCAACCGATTCAGAATTATCTGATCGCTTGGTAGCCGTCAATAGAGTTGCTAAAGTTGTTAAAGGAGGTCGTAGATTTGGCTTTAGCGCAATAGTTGTTGTTGGAGACCAAAAAGGTGTAGTTGGGCACGGTTTAGGAAAAGCTAATGAAGTTACTAGTGCTATAGCCAAAGGACTTGATGATGCTAAAAAAAATCTGATTAAAGTAACTCTTAAGAAGATTAAGGATGAAGGATCTACAGCTCAGAAATACACGATTCCACATCCTGTATTAGTAAAGTATAAATCTGCGAAGGTATTATTGCGCCCAGCAGCTTCAGGAACTGGGGTATTAGCCGGCGGATCTATGCGCGCAGTTTTAGAGAGTGCAGGGATTACAGACGTTTTAGGAAAATCGCTCGGTTCTTCCAGCCCGCATAACGTAGTTAAGGCTACCTTAAAAGCACTTGCACTTCTCAAAGACCCATCAGTTATTGCAAAAGTTCGTTCAGTTTCATTATCAAAAGTTTTTAATGGATAA
- the rpmD gene encoding 50S ribosomal protein L30 has protein sequence MRTVKITLKKSLIKREKSQCATVYALGMGKINSSVQHTLTPQILGMIKKVSHLILVEEV, from the coding sequence ATGCGTACCGTAAAAATAACCCTAAAGAAAAGTTTAATTAAACGAGAAAAATCTCAATGTGCGACTGTATATGCGCTAGGAATGGGCAAAATTAACTCGTCTGTTCAACATACTCTTACACCTCAGATTTTAGGAATGATAAAAAAAGTTAGTCACTTAATTTTGGTAGAGGAGGTATAA
- the rpsN gene encoding 30S ribosomal protein S14 — MSKRSIIARQAKREKLVAKYAAKRKALKEAGEYQKLALLPRDSSPVRLKNRCKLTGRPKAYIRMFGLSRIKFRELALAGKIPGVTKASW, encoded by the coding sequence ATGTCTAAACGTTCTATAATTGCACGTCAAGCTAAGCGTGAAAAGTTGGTAGCTAAGTATGCAGCTAAACGTAAAGCGCTAAAAGAAGCAGGTGAGTATCAAAAACTTGCTCTACTGCCGAGGGATTCAAGTCCTGTTCGGCTTAAGAATCGCTGTAAACTAACCGGCCGCCCCAAAGCCTATATTCGTATGTTCGGCCTATCACGTATTAAATTTAGAGAATTAGCCCTCGCCGGCAAAATCCCAGGTGTAACAAAAGCAAGTTGGTAA
- the rplE gene encoding 50S ribosomal protein L5 has protein sequence MAYIIRLKKDYTERIAGELKTQFSYKNIMQIPRIEKVVLSRGMGKAVADKKLIEHSVNEIAQIAGQKPIICRSKKDISNFKLRAGVPIGCKVTLRGDKMYEFLDRLINISLPRTRDFRGLQSKGFDGRGNYNLGIREQIIFPEIDVDKIYEIMGMDITIVTTAKTDAEAYALLKAFGMPFKENK, from the coding sequence ATGGCTTACATAATTCGATTAAAAAAAGATTATACAGAAAGAATTGCCGGAGAATTAAAAACGCAATTCAGCTATAAAAATATTATGCAGATTCCCCGTATCGAGAAAGTAGTTTTATCTCGTGGAATGGGAAAGGCAGTGGCAGACAAGAAGTTAATAGAGCATTCAGTAAATGAAATTGCACAAATAGCTGGTCAGAAACCTATAATATGCCGCTCTAAGAAAGATATATCAAACTTTAAACTGCGTGCAGGAGTTCCGATAGGTTGCAAAGTTACTTTGCGTGGGGACAAAATGTATGAGTTTTTAGATAGACTTATAAATATATCTTTACCAAGAACTCGCGATTTTAGAGGCTTACAAAGTAAAGGCTTTGACGGCAGAGGAAACTATAACTTAGGTATTCGTGAGCAAATTATTTTCCCGGAAATTGACGTTGATAAAATATACGAAATTATGGGAATGGATATAACAATTGTAACTACAGCTAAGACGGATGCTGAGGCTTATGCTTTACTAAAAGCGTTCGGAATGCCCTTTAAAGAGAATAAATAA
- the rplR gene encoding 50S ribosomal protein L18: MSNQKELRRVRIKQGIRKRMLGTVERPRLSVFRSNNHIYAQIIDDTTGKTLVSSSSNTKSLLEHTGTKTEISMQVGKALAERASASGITKIVFDRNGFKYHGRIKALAEGAREGGLLF; this comes from the coding sequence ATGTCAAATCAAAAAGAACTTCGTAGAGTGCGCATAAAACAAGGAATACGTAAGCGTATGTTAGGTACGGTTGAACGTCCAAGACTTTCTGTTTTTCGCAGCAATAATCATATTTACGCACAAATTATTGATGATACTACTGGCAAAACCTTAGTTTCCTCTTCTTCAAATACCAAATCTTTATTGGAACATACCGGAACAAAAACAGAGATTAGTATGCAGGTGGGTAAAGCATTGGCTGAAAGAGCTTCTGCATCAGGTATTACCAAAATTGTTTTTGATAGAAACGGGTTCAAGTATCATGGGCGTATAAAAGCATTAGCTGAAGGTGCCCGTGAAGGAGGTTTATTGTTTTAA
- the rpsH gene encoding 30S ribosomal protein S8, translated as MTDPIADLLTRIRNASAVKHRLVVVPASNIKLAILQVMCDSGYISNFKKFDKDTENKFPVIKIALKYDAITREPAIQHIKRVSRPGLRIYKNCEELPRVLNGLGIAIVSTSKGVMSDKQARTNHVGGEVLCTIY; from the coding sequence ATGACAGACCCTATAGCAGATTTGCTCACAAGAATAAGAAATGCAAGTGCTGTAAAACACAGACTTGTTGTAGTACCAGCCTCCAATATAAAATTGGCTATTTTGCAGGTAATGTGTGACTCCGGCTACATATCGAATTTTAAGAAATTTGATAAAGATACCGAAAATAAGTTTCCAGTAATAAAGATTGCACTTAAATATGATGCAATAACTCGTGAACCGGCAATCCAACACATCAAACGTGTTTCCAGACCCGGATTAAGAATCTATAAAAATTGTGAAGAACTCCCAAGAGTATTGAACGGCCTTGGAATAGCCATTGTCTCTACTTCAAAAGGAGTTATGAGTGATAAACAAGCCCGTACCAATCATGTTGGAGGGGAAGTTTTGTGTACTATTTATTAA
- the rplF gene encoding 50S ribosomal protein L6, with protein sequence MSRIGKAIIKIPASVSISRVGGMVTVKGPKGTLTQYVHPDITYTLENGDLQVQRPSDQKRHRELHGLYRSLLNNLVTGVTEGFSKEMELIGVGYKAEAKGQILEMSLGFSHGIQFVMPEGITVATETLKGQPPKITLKSIDKQLLGFVAAKIRTLRPPEPYKGKGIRFVKEVIRRKAGKTSGKGGKK encoded by the coding sequence ATGTCCCGAATTGGTAAAGCTATTATAAAAATTCCCGCAAGTGTTTCAATTTCAAGGGTAGGCGGAATGGTAACTGTTAAAGGTCCTAAGGGAACTCTTACCCAGTATGTCCACCCAGATATTACTTATACACTTGAAAACGGTGATTTGCAAGTGCAACGGCCTTCAGACCAAAAACGCCACCGTGAATTACACGGCCTCTATAGAAGTTTGTTAAATAATCTCGTTACCGGTGTAACAGAAGGATTTTCAAAAGAAATGGAACTAATTGGTGTGGGTTATAAGGCAGAAGCCAAAGGCCAGATTTTAGAGATGTCTTTGGGGTTTTCTCATGGTATTCAGTTTGTTATGCCCGAAGGTATTACTGTGGCTACAGAAACCCTTAAGGGACAACCACCCAAAATAACGCTAAAATCAATTGATAAACAACTTTTAGGTTTTGTAGCAGCTAAAATACGAACTTTGCGTCCACCAGAGCCTTACAAAGGAAAAGGTATTCGTTTTGTAAAAGAAGTGATTCGTCGTAAAGCTGGAAAAACATCAGGTAAAGGGGGTAAAAAATAA